Proteins from a single region of Kluyveromyces lactis strain NRRL Y-1140 chromosome C complete sequence:
- the ATG1 gene encoding serine/threonine protein kinase ATG1 (similar to uniprot|P53104 Saccharomyces cerevisiae YGL180W ATG1 Protein serine/threonine kinase required for autophagy and for the cytoplasm-to-vacuole targeting (Cvt) pathway) codes for MSSESHDKVVAKAIRLPTENYSVEKEIGKGSFAVVYKGLSLRDGRNIAIKAVSRSKLKNKKLLENLEVEIAILKKIKHPHIVGLIDCERTSSDFYLIMEYCALGDLTFFIKKRKNLVLKHPLIKTVFEHYPPPSTEHNGLNRVLVVNYLQQLSSALKFLRSKNLVHRDIKPQNLLLCTPLLDYNDPKTFHELGFVGIYNLPILKIADFGFARFLPNTSLAETLCGSPLYMAPEILNYQKYNAKADLWSVGTVLYEMCCGRPPFKASNHLELFQKIKKANDEITVPSNCYIEPKLFNLIRGLLTFDPDSRMGFTDFFNNEVVTEDLTRYEQSYEPDLESKSKDVAESNMFVSEYLVKPLKQQESAHIPPTQTDENTSVQTGVRRTSGKERLATNHPPHQQIHPEDNSQNPEQSYQSASQKRLKSSYNDLILEKEYVVVEKKTVEVNSLADDFANNGPITNNQGAQVIKPLRYRTSSSSDASGGRRASLVERRLSISSLSPSNALSKALGLASVRLFGYQHNTKATSSPPQQTLLNPQIFQELTENAVLRADHKLNPFSEQMLDSNITPAVESLAAKAFVMYSFAEMKFSQILPTPPSSTDYDPLSDKRLSNGSCAIEDEEDLDQGRPPSNQTLTSATTKISSATNVDTQIPAPELKKLCTESLLLYLKALTILAASMKLTSKWWYENESKNCTLKLNILVQWIRDRFNECLDKAEFLRLKLHAINTSPNSQWSDDDPVIFVEKLIYDRALDISRNAARMEMESGNYNTCELAYATSLWMLEILLDENFQFNEVYDDEYASNITSLDESDKEMIKKYISSIANRLKALKSKMV; via the coding sequence ATGAGTTCAGAATCGCACGACAAAGTTGTGGCGAAAGCCATTCGTTTGCCGACAGAAAACTATTCCGTGGAGAAGGAGATCGGTAAGGGTTCATTCGCGGTTGTTTACAAAGGTCTATCGTTAAGAGATGGGAGAAACATAGCTATCAAGGCCGTGTCGAGGTCGAAGctaaagaacaagaagctTTTGGAGAATTTGGAGGTCGAAATTGCCATTttaaagaagatcaaacaTCCGCATATTGTGGGGTTAATAGATTGTGAGCGGACTTCATCTGATTTCTATTTGATCATGGAATACTGTGCACTAGGTGATTTAACGTTTTTCAtaaagaagaggaagaaccTAGTGCTCAAGCATCCTTTGATAAAGACTGTTTTTGAACATTACCCGCCACCAAGTACGGAACATAATGGATTAAATCGGGTTCTTGTGGTAAACTATTTACAACAACTATCCTCTGCGCTTAAGTTTTTGCGATCTAAGAATCTAGTACACAGAGATATCAAGCCACAGAATTTATTGTTATGCACACCGTTATTAGATTATAATGATCCGAAGACGTTTCATGAGTTGGGGTTTGTGGGAATCTACAATTTACCCATCTTGAAAATCGCGGATTTTGGGTTCGCTAGATTCTTGCCTAATACTTCTCTAGCAGAAACTTTATGCGGGTCACCATTGTACATGGCTCCAGAAATATTAAACTATCAAAAATACAATGCCAAGGCTGATCTTTGGTCAGTAGGAACGGTGCTATACGAAATGTGTTGCGGGAGACCGCCTTTTAAAGCATCAAACCATCTCGAGttgtttcaaaagattAAAAAGGCCAACGATGAGATTACAGTGCCCTCAAATTGCTATATTGAACCGAAACTGTTCAATCTAATAAGAGGGTTGCTAACTTTTGACCCGGATTCCCGTATGGGGTTCActgattttttcaataacgAAGTAGTGACAGAAGATTTGACAAGGTACGAGCAATCGTATGAGCCAGACTTAGAATCCAAGAGTAAAGATGTCGCTGAAAGTAATATGTTTGTTTCAGAATATCTAGTCAAACCATTAAAGCAGCAGGAATCTGCACATATACCACCAACTCAAACTGACGAGAACACTAGTGTACAAACTGGCGTTAGGCGAACCTCAGGTAAAGAGAGGCTCGCAACAAACCATCCACCACATCAACAGATCCACCCAGAAGATAACTCTCAAAACCCAGAACAAAGCTACCAATCTGCAAGTCAGAAGAGGCTAAAGAGCTCTTacaatgatttgattttggaGAAGGAGTATGTTGTTGTGGAGAAGAAAACTGTCGAAGTAAATTCTTTGGCTGATGATTTTGCTAATAATGGACCCATAACAAACAACCAAGGGGCACAAGTTATAAAACCCTTGAGATACAGAACGTCTTCTTCTAGCGATGCATCaggaggaagaagagccTCTTTAGTGGAGAGAAGGCTTTCGATATCGTCATTAAGCCCGTCGAATGCGTTATCGAAGGCACTAGGGTTAGCTTCTGTAAGGCTTTTCGGATATCAACATAATACAAAGGCTACTTCTTCGCCACCTCAACAAACACTACTGAATCCTCAGATATTTCAGGAGCTAACGGAAAATGCAGTATTGAGGGCTGATCATAAACTAAATCCTTTCAGCGAACAAATGTTGGATTCCAACATAACTCCTGCAGTGGAATCGCTTGCGGCCAAAGCATTTGTCATGTATTCGTTCGCTGAAATGAAATTCTCtcaaattcttccaactcCTCCTTCTTCAACCGACTATGACCCACTGTCAGATAAACGTCTAAGTAACGGAAGTTGCGCGAtagaggatgaagaagatttggatCAAGGCCGCCCACCTTCTAATCAAACTTTGACCtcagcaacaacaaagaTTTCATCAGCCACCAATGTTGACACTCAAATACCGGCCCCCGAGTTGAAAAAGTTGTGCACCGAATCTTTACTTCTTTATCTAAAAGCTCTTACTATTTTAGCTGcttcaatgaaattaaCATCAAAATGGTGgtatgaaaatgaaagtaAAAACTGCACTTTGAAGCTAAACATTTTGGTGCAGTGGATTAGAGATCGCTTTAACGAATGCTTAGACAAGGCTGAATTTTTGCGTTTAAAGCTCCATGCTATTAATACATCACCAAATTCCCAATGGTCAGATGATGACCCTGtaatttttgttgaaaagttaaTATACGATCGTGCTTTAGATATATCTAGAAATGCTGCAAGAATGGAAATGGAAAGTGGGAATTACAATACTTGTGAACTAGCCTATGCTACTTCATTATGGATGTTAGAAATTTTGCTGGAcgaaaattttcaattcaacgAAGTCTATGATGACGAGTATGCATCAAATATCACCTCCTTAGACGAATCAGATAAGGaaatgataaagaaatacatTTCAAGTATTGCTAATAGGTTAAAGGCACTAAAATCCAAAATGGTTTAG
- a CDS encoding uncharacterized protein (conserved hypothetical protein): protein MAHLKNHPRPVLGGILACILVLVFYEHWTFSRSGDAANGISDAYYNSRYGSGPINFEGKNQNEAFDSTEVQKALEMVQLADLNGVVNNSYRSKNSGTYRFGWGKKSYARAFGSLENFKVKFDSLAGSHSYTKANMVDFWQRINSTSRESGELSQNTEKNINACILIHVRNLNQLSTLKRTMESVESHYNKEYHYPWVIVSHIELFEKKIIMQLRNIASGLIEFVHIKEPLTDQELLTRNSDAEAVTSLLDEFTAKREHRFEYYSKLQQLHIGKYFSDLLDKWELHTKKYSKLYDPYSISFSRLLSSDIFNLDAVTQYDYFVKLEPGTVFDGDVRYDIFERFTSDSNTNVGIVFMDKNLDSKISQSFNETLRSLQEKKNIKLSHYLIDDYNNYNGVIIDTETFLVGKTAFFNTKQYLSFVRFMDEMRLKFNEPWSASEIMTAYFAIVYSEATFKSAWDSEKELTVRKDLMVFDDLAVSDVGMFDSKLKNTLLGEIKPEKYLSTKQSCPISTSDINELLLRNVLNCNCDIDNRFFHSDVDSFTLLSNMTPESESSRVIVNETLFSEFHELMFAQTIKALSNNGADKELFVQFEEYFEAFPERQAKGFADIRVSRLEKEELLKAGQDKRTGDLLAERVKKFKKFIDDKRKNTDKELKELDEKMKTLENELKNEAEKRRKAEKEQKKKEEENQRRIQEEQQRTNQGSNSTIEVL from the coding sequence ATGGCACacttgaaaaatcatcCCAGACCTGTCTTGGGTGGGATTTTAGCTTGTATCTTGGTACTGGTTTTCTATGAACACTGGACTTTCAGCAGATCGGGCGATGCTGCCAATGGCATAAGTGATGCTTATTATAATTCAAGGTACGGTTCTGGTCCTATAAATTTTGAAGGGAAGAACCAGAATGAGGCTTTTGATTCCACTGAGGTGCAGAAAGCATTAGAAATGGTCCAACTGGCTGATCTGAATGGTGTTGTTAATAATAGCTACAGAAGCAAAAATTCAGGAACTTACCGGTTTGGGTGGGGTAAAAAGTCCTACGCACGAGCATTTGGATCCttggaaaactttaaaGTGAAATTCGACTCTTTAGCTGGGTCTCACTCTTATACCAAGGCAAACATGGTTGATTTTTGGCAACGAATAAACAGTACTTCGAGGGAGTCTGGTGAACTTTCGCAAAACACTGAAAAAAACATTAATGCATGCATACTGATCCATGTAAGGAACTTGAATCAGCTCTCGACTTTAAAAAGAACCATGGAATCTGTGGAATCTCACTATAACAAGGAGTATCATTATCCATGGGTCATTGTGTCACATATCGAATTGTTcgagaagaaaataataatgcAGTTGCGCAATATTGCTTCTGGATTGATCGAATTTGTTCACATTAAGGAACCCCTCACAGATCAAGAGTTGTTGACTCGTAATTCTGATGCGGAGGCAGTCACGTCTTTGTTAGATGAATTTACTGCAAAGAGGGAACACAGATTCGAATATTACAGTAAGCTGCAACAACTCCATATAGGAAAATATTTCTCCGATTTGTTAGACAAGTGGGAATTACACACGAAGAAGTATTCAAAACTGTATGATCCATACTCAATCAGTTTCTCTCGCCTTTTATCAAGcgatattttcaatttaGACGCAGTGACTCAGTATGACTATTTTGTAAAATTAGAACCCGGCACTGTGTTCGATGGTGATGTGAGGTACgatatctttgaaaggTTTACAAGTGATTCGAATACTAACGTTGGTATTGTCTTCATGGATAAAAATCTTGACTCAAAGATATCccaatctttcaatgaaacACTGCGTTCTTTgcaagaaaagaaaaacatcaaaCTATCGCATTATCTCATTGATGATTACAACAATTATAACGGAGTAATTATTGATACGGAAACGTTTCTCGTTGGTAAAActgcatttttcaatacaAAACAGTATCTTTCTTTCGTTCGCTTTATGGATGAAATGAGGTTGAAATTTAATGAACCTTGGTCTGCAAGTGAAATAATGACAGCATATTTCGCTATAGTGTATAGTGAAGCCACTTTCAAATCAGCTTGGGATTCTGAAAAGGAGCTGACAGTTCGCAAAGATCTCATGGTGTTCGATGATTTAGCCGTCAGCGACGTTGGCATGTTTGACTCAAAACTTAAGAATACTTTACTTGGCGAGATAAAACCCGAAAAGTATCTATCAACTAAGCAAAGTTGTCCAATTTCTACATCTGATATCAATGAACTGTTACTACGCAATGTCTTAAATTGTAACTGTGATATAGATAACAGGTTCTTCCATAGTGATGTTGACTCATTTACGTTATTAAGCAATATGACTCCGGAATCTGAATCATCAAGAGTAATCGTCAATGAAACTCTTTTCTCCGAGTTCCATGAACTTATGTTCGCTCAGACGATAAAAGCTCTTTCCAATAATGGAGCGGACAAAGAGctttttgttcaatttgaaGAGTATTTCGAGGCGTTCCCTGAAAGACAAGCAAAGGGTTTTGCAGATATCAGAGTTTCGAGgttagaaaaggaagaactTCTTAAGGCAGGGCAAGATAAGAGGACAGGAGATTTACTTGCAGAAAGGGTaaagaagttcaagaagttcatcGATGACAAACGGAAAAACACTgataaagaattgaaggaattggacgaaaaaatgaaaacgCTCGAGAATGAGCTTAAAAATGAAGCAGAAAAACGCAGAAAGgcagaaaaagaacaaaagaagaaggaagaagagaatcAACGGAGGATTCAGGAAGAACAACAACGTACAAACCAAGGCTCCAATAGTACTATAGAGGTCCTTTGA